A window of Synchiropus splendidus isolate RoL2022-P1 chromosome 9, RoL_Sspl_1.0, whole genome shotgun sequence contains these coding sequences:
- the col17a1b gene encoding collagen alpha-1(XVII) chain isoform X1, whose product MDQLTREMDFSQTFSEQKVVTETRTSSSGRLASLPPKGTAGSNHRNMSSGAGGLGQEKNVLTQSSGGTYFSSSSVGVNTSSYSSSSGVYLGGDSSGGGDGGGSYLDAEGYGSGSGGGGSSGYIASSVTKVKSSSSGGARRTQAASSSGGLSPGFRDRKQISSRSGGYDGSSSANSSPEFSRKDYGNYCSSSTRGRSESRDSEIRVRLQSASPSASRWAELEDVKKLLKGRSSSVSPTRSSASISLPVPKKSSVEPKTISVGTQSVTSSFDNGTRSAGFNTIDSYGVYDNTVGPAQFDSGSKSTQYDVTITSVQHGVKPVQYGGSLKAGQYSTGVSSGQFDSGVRSGQYSASLGSSHYDIGARSAQFGTALGSSQYDVKSSQYDTGVKSGQYGGSLKIGQYSTGVGSGVQAASLRSVQVDSSSHDVLLPNFSWSTLPSNSNTVVAGNASSSYAYQSGTNNMGTSPVLSPASPPSLSVYGFQNNLAPASVPLLGSSGANAQAGGYGVQKNTSSAVGVTGSAVSTATRSQADDGYKKDYVYVSSDKENVSTRREGDGFTLAKDSGKQFSGSAQLGAGSVSGDSIKKEKLISAYSEASQLKTGGGYYGSSGVLMKDKATYAEIRRDSGLFGGGGFCCCSDACCSWWKWLLGLLLLGLLLLGLLFGLIALAEDVRRLKSRVASLESQSSVFSARTGQYSGADNNIYMDGKGNSRTDINLFTGGGATGAGAGTGVIVAGGGGTGSSGGAGTGFVTSGGGSDSGAGTGVFIAGGGGSSGTNIDVIAGTGAGGATDVGVGVAAGGGGSTGAGSSGTSSSSGSRTSSSGSTSFSGSAGTSVSEGVSTGASGGASSGDTIFIGVNGQGAHGRGGYVNVADLRLFLHQMLRSEMQSQAFRAFLASERGLPGPKGDTGHPGVPGPPGPIGHEGPEGQKGQKGSQGEHGREGPPGLRGREGAPGPRGDPGPSGIGIKGDRGPQGDVGPQGSVGPVGLAGQKGEPGVAGVSGAPGQPGSQGFRGEAGAPGQKGDRGLAGVQGIKGEPGDKGLRGVPGDIGLPGAAGEKGSKGSTGEQGSPGIRGPPGTPGDAGIPGKPGLQGPPGIPGNPGQPGAKGDMGQAGRIINAAGASTVGIPGPPGPSGPPGPAGPPGLSGPIGPAGHPGQPGAKGDRGDAGISSSERFSSTSAHNQYSSSGVGIPGPPGPPGPPGRPGDSRQGPPGPPGPPGQTGYGRPGPKGEKGDSGFTSSSGTIYTGPPGPPGPPGQKGATGSPGPRGYQGEPGVPGTPGRSTGAVSTYSGAQGPPGPPGPPGPQGIKGDPGIPGSTRVTSGPPGPAGPPGVPGPPGSFSSSTEMRQYISDYISRSRQGLPGPPGPPGPPGIPGSYSGSIEDISVRVVAYLQRSGSSLNIGIQGPPGPPGPPGSGSLTITALITMLQRDDVRRYLTGPPGPPGPPGASGGISATYSVEEVATYVFKIMSDRGIARGPPGPPGLPGPAGSGGAGHATAVIDYTLLIRNPEFRAWMTSAVQQGHQGPPGVPGQPGPPGPPGPPGASTATVIGSGGRGYSLEEVQRYLQSSSFRGLPGPPGPPGPQGPPGGYGGTITYSGGSRDAIRAELHSYLSSDSVRRVLTGPPGPQGPRGQKGEPGESSVIQTYSQSRSYSQGDSRSSSQRQQIDVGNLSETLDFSSVALKVTDYIKNQGLLQEYLIEGPWRDNVRAIQGPAGPPGPPGPPGYSRVIGSYGNVTADLMEFFKLHGTIVGPPGIPGQKGDRGYPGPRGEKGDPGSPGLPGLPGSYTIQIPQRVQKRDTARRSLRHQQNQNSGG is encoded by the exons ATGGACCAGTTAACAAGAGAGATGGACTTCTCACAAACCTTCTCAGAGCAAAAGG TTGTGACGGAGACGAGAACATCGTCTTCAGGAAGACTGGCTTCTCTACCGCCGA AGGGAACTGCCGGATCAAATCACAGGAATATGTCCAGTGGTGCTGGAGGGCTGGGCCAGGAGAAGAATGTCTTAACCCAGAGCAGCGGTGGAACTTACTTCTCCTCAT CTTCTGTAGGTGTGAACACCAGCAGCTACAGCTCCTCCTCTGGCGTTTATCTTGGCGGGGACTCGTCAGGAGGGGGCGATGGCGGGGGCAGCTACTTGGATGCAGAGGGGTATGGAAGTGGAAGTGGAGGTGGCGGCAGCAGCGGCTATATCGCGAGCTCGGTGACCAAGGTCAAGTCCAGCTCTTCGGGCGGCGCCCGGCGAACTCAGGCCGCCAGCTCATCGGGTGGCCTGTCGCCTGGATTCCGTGACAGGAAGCAGATATCCAGCCGCTCCGGAGGCTACGATG GGAGTTCCAGCGCCAATTCCTCCCCAGAATTCTCACGCAAAGATTACGGAAACTATT GCTCCAGCAGCACCAGAGGGCGGAGCGAGAGCAGAG ACAGTGAGATCCGAGTGCGGCTGCAAAGTGCCTCCCCTTCAGCTTCCAGAT GGGCCGAGCTGGAAGATGTGAAGAAGCTTCTGAAAGGACGATCCAGCAGCGTCAGTCCGACTCGCTCTTCCGCTTCTATCTCGCTGCCTGTGCCAAAGAAGTCCAGCGTGGAACCCAAAACCATCTCCGTGGGCACTCAGTCAG TGACGTCGTCGTTTGACAATGGAACCAGATCTGCCGGGTTCAACACCATCGACTCGTACGGCGTCTATGATAACACCGTGGGCCCTGCGCAGTTTGACAGCGGCAGCAAAAGCACCCAGTATGATGTCACCATTACATCAGTACAGCACGGCGTCAAGCCGGTCCAGTATGGCGGCAGCCTGAAAGCCGGGCAGTACAGTACCGGAGTGAGCTCCGGCCAGTTTGACAGTGGAGTCAGGTCTGGACAGTACAGCGCCAGTTTGGGATCCAGCCACTATGATATTGGGGCCAGGTCCGCACAGTTCGGCACTGCTTTGGGTTCGAGTCAGTATGATGTCAAATCCAGCCAGTATGACACTGGGGTGAAGTCAGGCCAGTATGGCGGCAGTCTGAAGATAGGGCAGTACAGCACTGGGGTGGGTTCTGGAGTCCAAGCTGCCAGTCTCAGGTCGGTCCAGGTGGATTCCTCCTCGCACGACGTTCTGCTTCCGAACTTCTCATGGTCCACGCTGCCGTCCAACTCAAACACCGTTGTGGCCGGCAACGCCAGCAGCAGCTACGCGTACCAGAGCGGCACCAACAACATGGGGACTTCACCGGTTCTCAGCCCGGCCTCGCCGCCCTCCCTGTCAG TTTACGGCTTTCAGAACAATCTGGCGCCTGCCTCCGTCCCGCTGCTGGGCAGCAGTGGTGCGAACGCCCAGGCGGGAG GTTATGGAGTTCAGAAAAACACATCCAGCGCGGTTGGAGTCACCGGCTCTGCAGTTTCTACAG CCACGAGATCTCAAGCAGACGATGGGTACAAGAAAGACTACGTGTATGTGAGCTCGGACAAGGAGAACGTGTCGACCAGAAGGGAGGGAGATGGCTTCACCTTAGCCAAAGACAGCGGCAAGCAGTTCAGCGGCAGCGCTCAACTGGGAGCAG gcTCAGTTTCTGGGGACTCCATAAAGAAGGAGAAGCTGATTTCAGCCTACAGCGAGGCGTCGCAGCTGAAGACTGGAGGCGGCTACT ATGGATCCTCGGGAGTCCTGATGAAAGACAAAGCCACCTATGCGG AGATCCGCAGGGACAGCGGATTGTTTGGTGGAGGCGGGTTTTGCTGCTGCTCGGATGCGTGTTGCTCCTGGTGGAAGTGGCTGCTGGGTCTCCTGCTCCTGGGCTTGCTGCTGCTCGGACTCTTGTTCGGTCTCATAGCGCTGG CTGAGGATGTGAGGAGGCTGAAGAGTCGAGTGGCCTCTCTGGAGTCCCAGTCGTCCGTCTTCTCTGCTCGCACAGGTCAATATTCAGGGGCCGACAACAACATCTACATGGACGGTAAAGGAAACAGCCGCACCGATATCAACCTGTTCACTGGTGGTGGAGCCACTGGTGCTGGAGCTGGAACAGGAGTTATCGTCGCTGGCGGTGGAGGCACGGGTTCAAGTGGTGGAGCAGGGACAGGATTTGTCACTAGCGGTGGTGGCTCAGACTCTGGTGCTGGAACAGGAGTCTTCATAGCTGGTGGTGGCGGCTCTTCTGGAACCAACATCGACGTCATCGCTGGAACAGGAGCCGGAGGTGCCACAGATGTGGGTGTCGGGGTCGCTGCCGGTGGTGGAGGCAGCACCGGTGCAGGTTCCAGTgggaccagcagcagcagcggcagtcGGACCAGCAGCTCCGGGAGCACCAGCTTCAGCGGCAGTGCTGGTACTAGTGTCAGTGAAGGTGTCAGTACTGGTGCAAGTGGGGGAGCAAGCTCTGGTGATACCATCTTCATCGGTGTCAACGGTCAAGGGGCGCATGGAAGAGGAGGATACGTAAACGTGGCAGATCTCCGATTATTCCTCCACCAGATGTTGAGGTCTGAAATGCAATCGCAGGCATTCCGAG CCTTCCTTGCATCAGAGAGAGGACTGCCCGGACCAAAAG GTGACACCGGACACCCAGGAGTTCCAG GCCCACCTGGTCCAATCGGCCACGAAGGTCCTGAGGGTCAGAAAGGTCAAAAGGGCAGCCAAG GCGAACATGGACGGGAGGGACCCCCTGGTTTACGGGGTCGTGAGGGTGCCCCTGGTCCTCGAGGTGACCCTGGACCCTCGGGTATTGGAATCAAAGGAGACAGAG GACCTCAAGGAGATGTTGGACCACAAGGTTCAGTTGGGCCAGTTGGTCTCGCAGGTCAAAAAG GTGAACCTGGAGTTGCTGGAGTCTCCGGAGCACCAG gtCAGCCCGGGTCTCAGGGCTTCCGTGGTGAAGCAGGAGCACCGGGTCAGAAAG GTGACAGAGGCTTGGCTGGAGTCCAGGGAATTAAGG GTGAACCGGGTGATAAAGGACTCAGAGGAGTCCCAG GTGATATTGGGTTacctggtgctgctggagaGAAAGGATCTAAAGGGTCTACAG GTGAACAAGGGTCCCCTGGAATTCGAGGGCCGCCCGGCACTCCTGGAGACGCTGGGATCCCAG GAAAACCAGGCCTTCAAGGACCACCAG GGATCCCCGGAAACCCTGGGCAGCCTGGGGCTAAAG GCGACATGGGTCAAGCTGGTCGGATCATCAATGCAG CTGGTGCCTCTACTGTGGGCATCCCGGGACCCCCGGGGCCCTCTGGACCCCCTGGTCCTGCAGGACCGCCGGGACTATCAG GCCCCATCGGCCCCGCAGGTCACCCAGGCCAGCCAG GTGCCAAAGGTGACCGGGGCGACGCAGGAATATCAAGTTCCGAGAGATTCAGCTCCACCAGCGCACACA ACCAATATAGTTCGTCTGGGGTCGGAATACCAGGCCCACCTGGACCGCCTGGCCCTCCTGGACGCCCAG GGGATTCCAGACAAGGACCGCCTGGACCACCAGGACCTCCGGGTCAGACAG GTTACGGACGTCCAGGACCCAAAGGAGAGAAGGGAGACTCCGGTTTCACGTCAAGCTCTG GCACCATCTACACTGGACCTCCTGGACCCCCGGGACCTCCGGGACAGAAGGGGGCTACAG GTTCTCCTGGACCCAGAGGTTACCAAG GTGAGCCAGGTGTGCCCGGGACACCAGGACGATCCACAGGCGCTG TTTCAACATACTCGGGTGCTCAGGGACCTCCAGGACCCCCGGGACCTCCTGGACCTCAAGGAATCAAAG GAGATCCTGGGATTCCTGGCTCCACTCGAG TCACCTCAGGTCCCCCTGGTCCCGCGGGACCTCCTGGAGTTCCAGGTCCACCaggttccttctcctcctccactgagaTGCGGCAGTACATCAGCGACTATATCA GTCGAAGCAGGCAGGGCTTACCTGGCCCTCCAGGACCACCTGGCCCTCCTGGAATCCCAGGAAGCTACTCGGGCTCCATCGAGGACATCTCTGTTCGGGTTGTCGCGTACCTGCAGC GCTCAGGTTCAAGCCTGAACATTGGCATCCAGGGACCCCCAGGACCGCCCGGCCCTCCTGGTTCTGGATCCTTGACCATCACCGCCCTCATCACCATGCTGCAGA GAGATGACGTGAGGCGATATCTGACCGGACCACCGGGGCCGCCCGGGCCTCCCGGGGCATCAGGAGGGATATCGGCAACGTACAGTGTGGAGGAAGTGGCCACCTATGTCTTTAAGATCATGAGCG ACCGGGGAATCGCTCGAGGTCCACCTGGTCCACCCGGCCTCCCTGGACCGGCCGGTTCTGGCGGCGCTGGACATGCTACGGCTGTGATCGACTACACTCTGCTGATAAGAA acccaGAGTTCCGGGCCTGGATGACATCTGCTGTGCAACAAGGCCACCAGGGTCCTCCAGGTGTTCCAGGGCAACCAGGACCGCCTGGACCTCCAGGGCCACCCGGAGCTTCTACAGCGACAGTGATTGGTTCAGGAGGTCGTGGCTACAGCTTGGAGGAGGTCCAACGTTACCTGCAGA GTTCTAGCTTCAGAGGCCTGCCGGGACCTCCTGGCCCCCCTGGACCTCAGGGACCACCCGGCGGTTACGGTGGGACGATCACTTACAGCGGTGGCTCTCGTGACGCCATCCGAGCGGAACTCCACAGCTACCTGAGCA GCGACAGTGTTCGGCGAGTCCTCACTGGACCCCCCGGACCGCAAGGACCTCGAGGCCAGAAAGGAGAGCCAGGAGAATCGAGCGTCATCCAGACCTACTCTCAGAGCCGGAGCTACTCTCAGGGCGACTCTCGCTCCAGCTCTCAGCGGCAGCAGATCGATGTAGGCAACCTCTCTGAGACCCTGGACTTCTCCAGTGTGGCCCTGAAGGTCACAGACTACATCAAGA ACCAAGGGCTCCTGCAGGAATACCTGATCGAGGGTCCATGGCGGGATAACGTTCGGGCAATCCAAGGTCCAGCTGGCCCACCAGGACCTCCTGGCCCGCCAGGCTACAGCCGAGTCATCGGATCCTATGGCAACGTGACGGCCGACCTCATGGAGTTCTTTAAAC TCCACGGGACGATTGTTGGTCCTCCTGGAATACCGGGACAAAAAGGAGACAGGGGATACCCAGGACCCAGAGGAGAGAAAG GTGATCCAGGAAGTCCAGGGCTACCAGGACTCCCCGGGTCGTACACCATTCAAATACCCCAGCGAGTGCAGAAGAGAGACACAG CAAGAAGAAGTCTTCGGCATCAGCAGAACCAAAACAGTGGCGGCTAG
- the col17a1b gene encoding collagen alpha-1(XVII) chain isoform X2, protein MSSGAGGLGQEKNVLTQSSGGTYFSSSSVGVNTSSYSSSSGVYLGGDSSGGGDGGGSYLDAEGYGSGSGGGGSSGYIASSVTKVKSSSSGGARRTQAASSSGGLSPGFRDRKQISSRSGGYDGSSSANSSPEFSRKDYGNYCSSSTRGRSESRDSEIRVRLQSASPSASRWAELEDVKKLLKGRSSSVSPTRSSASISLPVPKKSSVEPKTISVGTQSVTSSFDNGTRSAGFNTIDSYGVYDNTVGPAQFDSGSKSTQYDVTITSVQHGVKPVQYGGSLKAGQYSTGVSSGQFDSGVRSGQYSASLGSSHYDIGARSAQFGTALGSSQYDVKSSQYDTGVKSGQYGGSLKIGQYSTGVGSGVQAASLRSVQVDSSSHDVLLPNFSWSTLPSNSNTVVAGNASSSYAYQSGTNNMGTSPVLSPASPPSLSVYGFQNNLAPASVPLLGSSGANAQAGGYGVQKNTSSAVGVTGSAVSTATRSQADDGYKKDYVYVSSDKENVSTRREGDGFTLAKDSGKQFSGSAQLGAGSVSGDSIKKEKLISAYSEASQLKTGGGYYGSSGVLMKDKATYAEIRRDSGLFGGGGFCCCSDACCSWWKWLLGLLLLGLLLLGLLFGLIALAEDVRRLKSRVASLESQSSVFSARTGQYSGADNNIYMDGKGNSRTDINLFTGGGATGAGAGTGVIVAGGGGTGSSGGAGTGFVTSGGGSDSGAGTGVFIAGGGGSSGTNIDVIAGTGAGGATDVGVGVAAGGGGSTGAGSSGTSSSSGSRTSSSGSTSFSGSAGTSVSEGVSTGASGGASSGDTIFIGVNGQGAHGRGGYVNVADLRLFLHQMLRSEMQSQAFRAFLASERGLPGPKGDTGHPGVPGPPGPIGHEGPEGQKGQKGSQGEHGREGPPGLRGREGAPGPRGDPGPSGIGIKGDRGPQGDVGPQGSVGPVGLAGQKGEPGVAGVSGAPGQPGSQGFRGEAGAPGQKGDRGLAGVQGIKGEPGDKGLRGVPGDIGLPGAAGEKGSKGSTGEQGSPGIRGPPGTPGDAGIPGKPGLQGPPGIPGNPGQPGAKGDMGQAGRIINAAGASTVGIPGPPGPSGPPGPAGPPGLSGPIGPAGHPGQPGAKGDRGDAGISSSERFSSTSAHNQYSSSGVGIPGPPGPPGPPGRPGDSRQGPPGPPGPPGQTGYGRPGPKGEKGDSGFTSSSGTIYTGPPGPPGPPGQKGATGSPGPRGYQGEPGVPGTPGRSTGAVSTYSGAQGPPGPPGPPGPQGIKGDPGIPGSTRVTSGPPGPAGPPGVPGPPGSFSSSTEMRQYISDYISRSRQGLPGPPGPPGPPGIPGSYSGSIEDISVRVVAYLQRSGSSLNIGIQGPPGPPGPPGSGSLTITALITMLQRDDVRRYLTGPPGPPGPPGASGGISATYSVEEVATYVFKIMSDRGIARGPPGPPGLPGPAGSGGAGHATAVIDYTLLIRNPEFRAWMTSAVQQGHQGPPGVPGQPGPPGPPGPPGASTATVIGSGGRGYSLEEVQRYLQSSSFRGLPGPPGPPGPQGPPGGYGGTITYSGGSRDAIRAELHSYLSSDSVRRVLTGPPGPQGPRGQKGEPGESSVIQTYSQSRSYSQGDSRSSSQRQQIDVGNLSETLDFSSVALKVTDYIKNQGLLQEYLIEGPWRDNVRAIQGPAGPPGPPGPPGYSRVIGSYGNVTADLMEFFKLHGTIVGPPGIPGQKGDRGYPGPRGEKGDPGSPGLPGLPGSYTIQIPQRVQKRDTARRSLRHQQNQNSGG, encoded by the exons ATGTCCAGTGGTGCTGGAGGGCTGGGCCAGGAGAAGAATGTCTTAACCCAGAGCAGCGGTGGAACTTACTTCTCCTCAT CTTCTGTAGGTGTGAACACCAGCAGCTACAGCTCCTCCTCTGGCGTTTATCTTGGCGGGGACTCGTCAGGAGGGGGCGATGGCGGGGGCAGCTACTTGGATGCAGAGGGGTATGGAAGTGGAAGTGGAGGTGGCGGCAGCAGCGGCTATATCGCGAGCTCGGTGACCAAGGTCAAGTCCAGCTCTTCGGGCGGCGCCCGGCGAACTCAGGCCGCCAGCTCATCGGGTGGCCTGTCGCCTGGATTCCGTGACAGGAAGCAGATATCCAGCCGCTCCGGAGGCTACGATG GGAGTTCCAGCGCCAATTCCTCCCCAGAATTCTCACGCAAAGATTACGGAAACTATT GCTCCAGCAGCACCAGAGGGCGGAGCGAGAGCAGAG ACAGTGAGATCCGAGTGCGGCTGCAAAGTGCCTCCCCTTCAGCTTCCAGAT GGGCCGAGCTGGAAGATGTGAAGAAGCTTCTGAAAGGACGATCCAGCAGCGTCAGTCCGACTCGCTCTTCCGCTTCTATCTCGCTGCCTGTGCCAAAGAAGTCCAGCGTGGAACCCAAAACCATCTCCGTGGGCACTCAGTCAG TGACGTCGTCGTTTGACAATGGAACCAGATCTGCCGGGTTCAACACCATCGACTCGTACGGCGTCTATGATAACACCGTGGGCCCTGCGCAGTTTGACAGCGGCAGCAAAAGCACCCAGTATGATGTCACCATTACATCAGTACAGCACGGCGTCAAGCCGGTCCAGTATGGCGGCAGCCTGAAAGCCGGGCAGTACAGTACCGGAGTGAGCTCCGGCCAGTTTGACAGTGGAGTCAGGTCTGGACAGTACAGCGCCAGTTTGGGATCCAGCCACTATGATATTGGGGCCAGGTCCGCACAGTTCGGCACTGCTTTGGGTTCGAGTCAGTATGATGTCAAATCCAGCCAGTATGACACTGGGGTGAAGTCAGGCCAGTATGGCGGCAGTCTGAAGATAGGGCAGTACAGCACTGGGGTGGGTTCTGGAGTCCAAGCTGCCAGTCTCAGGTCGGTCCAGGTGGATTCCTCCTCGCACGACGTTCTGCTTCCGAACTTCTCATGGTCCACGCTGCCGTCCAACTCAAACACCGTTGTGGCCGGCAACGCCAGCAGCAGCTACGCGTACCAGAGCGGCACCAACAACATGGGGACTTCACCGGTTCTCAGCCCGGCCTCGCCGCCCTCCCTGTCAG TTTACGGCTTTCAGAACAATCTGGCGCCTGCCTCCGTCCCGCTGCTGGGCAGCAGTGGTGCGAACGCCCAGGCGGGAG GTTATGGAGTTCAGAAAAACACATCCAGCGCGGTTGGAGTCACCGGCTCTGCAGTTTCTACAG CCACGAGATCTCAAGCAGACGATGGGTACAAGAAAGACTACGTGTATGTGAGCTCGGACAAGGAGAACGTGTCGACCAGAAGGGAGGGAGATGGCTTCACCTTAGCCAAAGACAGCGGCAAGCAGTTCAGCGGCAGCGCTCAACTGGGAGCAG gcTCAGTTTCTGGGGACTCCATAAAGAAGGAGAAGCTGATTTCAGCCTACAGCGAGGCGTCGCAGCTGAAGACTGGAGGCGGCTACT ATGGATCCTCGGGAGTCCTGATGAAAGACAAAGCCACCTATGCGG AGATCCGCAGGGACAGCGGATTGTTTGGTGGAGGCGGGTTTTGCTGCTGCTCGGATGCGTGTTGCTCCTGGTGGAAGTGGCTGCTGGGTCTCCTGCTCCTGGGCTTGCTGCTGCTCGGACTCTTGTTCGGTCTCATAGCGCTGG CTGAGGATGTGAGGAGGCTGAAGAGTCGAGTGGCCTCTCTGGAGTCCCAGTCGTCCGTCTTCTCTGCTCGCACAGGTCAATATTCAGGGGCCGACAACAACATCTACATGGACGGTAAAGGAAACAGCCGCACCGATATCAACCTGTTCACTGGTGGTGGAGCCACTGGTGCTGGAGCTGGAACAGGAGTTATCGTCGCTGGCGGTGGAGGCACGGGTTCAAGTGGTGGAGCAGGGACAGGATTTGTCACTAGCGGTGGTGGCTCAGACTCTGGTGCTGGAACAGGAGTCTTCATAGCTGGTGGTGGCGGCTCTTCTGGAACCAACATCGACGTCATCGCTGGAACAGGAGCCGGAGGTGCCACAGATGTGGGTGTCGGGGTCGCTGCCGGTGGTGGAGGCAGCACCGGTGCAGGTTCCAGTgggaccagcagcagcagcggcagtcGGACCAGCAGCTCCGGGAGCACCAGCTTCAGCGGCAGTGCTGGTACTAGTGTCAGTGAAGGTGTCAGTACTGGTGCAAGTGGGGGAGCAAGCTCTGGTGATACCATCTTCATCGGTGTCAACGGTCAAGGGGCGCATGGAAGAGGAGGATACGTAAACGTGGCAGATCTCCGATTATTCCTCCACCAGATGTTGAGGTCTGAAATGCAATCGCAGGCATTCCGAG CCTTCCTTGCATCAGAGAGAGGACTGCCCGGACCAAAAG GTGACACCGGACACCCAGGAGTTCCAG GCCCACCTGGTCCAATCGGCCACGAAGGTCCTGAGGGTCAGAAAGGTCAAAAGGGCAGCCAAG GCGAACATGGACGGGAGGGACCCCCTGGTTTACGGGGTCGTGAGGGTGCCCCTGGTCCTCGAGGTGACCCTGGACCCTCGGGTATTGGAATCAAAGGAGACAGAG GACCTCAAGGAGATGTTGGACCACAAGGTTCAGTTGGGCCAGTTGGTCTCGCAGGTCAAAAAG GTGAACCTGGAGTTGCTGGAGTCTCCGGAGCACCAG gtCAGCCCGGGTCTCAGGGCTTCCGTGGTGAAGCAGGAGCACCGGGTCAGAAAG GTGACAGAGGCTTGGCTGGAGTCCAGGGAATTAAGG GTGAACCGGGTGATAAAGGACTCAGAGGAGTCCCAG GTGATATTGGGTTacctggtgctgctggagaGAAAGGATCTAAAGGGTCTACAG GTGAACAAGGGTCCCCTGGAATTCGAGGGCCGCCCGGCACTCCTGGAGACGCTGGGATCCCAG GAAAACCAGGCCTTCAAGGACCACCAG GGATCCCCGGAAACCCTGGGCAGCCTGGGGCTAAAG GCGACATGGGTCAAGCTGGTCGGATCATCAATGCAG CTGGTGCCTCTACTGTGGGCATCCCGGGACCCCCGGGGCCCTCTGGACCCCCTGGTCCTGCAGGACCGCCGGGACTATCAG GCCCCATCGGCCCCGCAGGTCACCCAGGCCAGCCAG GTGCCAAAGGTGACCGGGGCGACGCAGGAATATCAAGTTCCGAGAGATTCAGCTCCACCAGCGCACACA ACCAATATAGTTCGTCTGGGGTCGGAATACCAGGCCCACCTGGACCGCCTGGCCCTCCTGGACGCCCAG GGGATTCCAGACAAGGACCGCCTGGACCACCAGGACCTCCGGGTCAGACAG GTTACGGACGTCCAGGACCCAAAGGAGAGAAGGGAGACTCCGGTTTCACGTCAAGCTCTG GCACCATCTACACTGGACCTCCTGGACCCCCGGGACCTCCGGGACAGAAGGGGGCTACAG GTTCTCCTGGACCCAGAGGTTACCAAG GTGAGCCAGGTGTGCCCGGGACACCAGGACGATCCACAGGCGCTG TTTCAACATACTCGGGTGCTCAGGGACCTCCAGGACCCCCGGGACCTCCTGGACCTCAAGGAATCAAAG GAGATCCTGGGATTCCTGGCTCCACTCGAG TCACCTCAGGTCCCCCTGGTCCCGCGGGACCTCCTGGAGTTCCAGGTCCACCaggttccttctcctcctccactgagaTGCGGCAGTACATCAGCGACTATATCA GTCGAAGCAGGCAGGGCTTACCTGGCCCTCCAGGACCACCTGGCCCTCCTGGAATCCCAGGAAGCTACTCGGGCTCCATCGAGGACATCTCTGTTCGGGTTGTCGCGTACCTGCAGC GCTCAGGTTCAAGCCTGAACATTGGCATCCAGGGACCCCCAGGACCGCCCGGCCCTCCTGGTTCTGGATCCTTGACCATCACCGCCCTCATCACCATGCTGCAGA GAGATGACGTGAGGCGATATCTGACCGGACCACCGGGGCCGCCCGGGCCTCCCGGGGCATCAGGAGGGATATCGGCAACGTACAGTGTGGAGGAAGTGGCCACCTATGTCTTTAAGATCATGAGCG ACCGGGGAATCGCTCGAGGTCCACCTGGTCCACCCGGCCTCCCTGGACCGGCCGGTTCTGGCGGCGCTGGACATGCTACGGCTGTGATCGACTACACTCTGCTGATAAGAA acccaGAGTTCCGGGCCTGGATGACATCTGCTGTGCAACAAGGCCACCAGGGTCCTCCAGGTGTTCCAGGGCAACCAGGACCGCCTGGACCTCCAGGGCCACCCGGAGCTTCTACAGCGACAGTGATTGGTTCAGGAGGTCGTGGCTACAGCTTGGAGGAGGTCCAACGTTACCTGCAGA GTTCTAGCTTCAGAGGCCTGCCGGGACCTCCTGGCCCCCCTGGACCTCAGGGACCACCCGGCGGTTACGGTGGGACGATCACTTACAGCGGTGGCTCTCGTGACGCCATCCGAGCGGAACTCCACAGCTACCTGAGCA GCGACAGTGTTCGGCGAGTCCTCACTGGACCCCCCGGACCGCAAGGACCTCGAGGCCAGAAAGGAGAGCCAGGAGAATCGAGCGTCATCCAGACCTACTCTCAGAGCCGGAGCTACTCTCAGGGCGACTCTCGCTCCAGCTCTCAGCGGCAGCAGATCGATGTAGGCAACCTCTCTGAGACCCTGGACTTCTCCAGTGTGGCCCTGAAGGTCACAGACTACATCAAGA ACCAAGGGCTCCTGCAGGAATACCTGATCGAGGGTCCATGGCGGGATAACGTTCGGGCAATCCAAGGTCCAGCTGGCCCACCAGGACCTCCTGGCCCGCCAGGCTACAGCCGAGTCATCGGATCCTATGGCAACGTGACGGCCGACCTCATGGAGTTCTTTAAAC TCCACGGGACGATTGTTGGTCCTCCTGGAATACCGGGACAAAAAGGAGACAGGGGATACCCAGGACCCAGAGGAGAGAAAG GTGATCCAGGAAGTCCAGGGCTACCAGGACTCCCCGGGTCGTACACCATTCAAATACCCCAGCGAGTGCAGAAGAGAGACACAG CAAGAAGAAGTCTTCGGCATCAGCAGAACCAAAACAGTGGCGGCTAG